In Candidatus Binataceae bacterium, the DNA window GCGAGGTGCTCGGCGGCCGCCTCAGGCGCGAGCTTCAGGCGGCGGTGCCCGGTTGAAAGCCCGCGCGCGAGCGGGTGGGCGAGGACGGTTCAGGACCCCGCCCGCTTGCTATTTTTCGATCTTCAGCAGCCAAAGCCCGCCGCTTCGCTGCTGTTCGACCACCGAGTAGCCTTCGGCTTCGGCCGCCCGCGGGATATCGCGCGCGCCGCGCGGATCGTCGAGCGTCAGCTCCAGCACTTCGCCGCGCGCCATCCGCTCCAGGTGCACTTTGGCGTGCGCCCAGTTGAGCGGGCATTTGACCCCGCGCAGGTCGAGCTTGAAGATCGCGCCGCGGGCTTGCACAGCGATCAATCGTAGCCGATCGCGCGGCCTTTGTACCCGTCCGCGCCGCGCCCAGGCGAGCGCGCCGACGCGGCCCGTCCGCTACTTGGAGGCTTCCAGCCGCTCGCGCGCCCGCTCCAGCACTCGCCGCATTACATCCTCGCTCTGCGCGCCGACCAGCGGCCAGTCGCCGATGAAAAACGTCGGCACGCCACTGACGCCGAGCTGGCTGGCGGCCACGGCGTGGTTGCGGATGCGGATCGCGTACTGCTCAGAGGCGAGCGCGTCGCCGAGCGCGGCGCGCTCGATTCCCACTTCGGCCGCGAGGTCGAGCAATGCGTCACGAATTCCGATGTTGACGCCCTCGGCGAAGTAGGCGCGGAAGATCCGCTCTTCGAAGGACTCGCCCAATCCGGCGTCGGCGGCGAATTCAGCGGCCTGGAGCGCGAGCAGCGAGTTGGCGTACATCTTCGGCGGTTTCATCACGACCCCCGCCGCTGCGCCCATCGCGCTTATCCGCTCCCACATCGCCTGGCGCGTTTTGGGATCCATCCCGGGCCGGAACTGCGCGGGCGGCAAGCCCTCGGCGGGCCATTCCGGGTGTATCTGAAAGCCACGATGGGTGACGGTGAAGTCGAACTCCGACTTGAGCTTTCGCAACACGGCGAAGCCGATGTAGCAGAAGGGTCAGATGAAGTCGGAGAACATTGTGATGTTGATCGCCATCGCCTACGCTCCTTGGTTCCGACTATATGCGCCCCCTGCGGTGGGGAAAAGAGGGCTGGCGCACTGCCGCGCGCCGTGCGCTTGAGCCCATCTGCTCCGCGCGCGCAACTTTCTGCGCCCCGCGGGCCTGTGTTAGTACGTAGGGCCACAGGCAGCGGGCGCGCGGTCGTTGGAGCGCGAGCGTGCGCACGCCGGAGGAAACATGATTGCCGATAACCTCAGACTCGACGGCAAGGTCGTAATCATCACCGGCGCCGGGCGCGGATTGGGCCGCGCGATGGCGCTCAAGCTGGCCGAGGCCGGCGCCGACCTGGTCGCCGCCGCGCGCACCCGCGAACAGCTCGAAGAAACCGCCGCCGCCGTGCGCAAGACCGGCCGCAGATGCCTCATCGTGCCCACCGACGTTTCGCTCTCGGAGGACATCAACGCGATGGTGGCGGCGACGATCAAGGAGTACGGCCAGGTCGACGTGCTGATCAGCAACGCCGGCGCCGGCGAGGACGCCTTTGGCAAGACCATCGATCAGATCACCGACGAGGAATGGCGCCGCGGCATCGACGTCAACCTCTCCAGCCAGTTCTTCGGCGCGCGCGCGGTAATCCCGTACATGCTCCGGCGCAAGCGCGGCAAGATAATCAACGTCGCCTCGGGCTACGGCTTGCGCGGCGGCAAGCACAACTACATGTACGCCTGCTCCAAGGGCGCGGTGTTGCAACTGACCCGCTCGCTCGCGCTGACCTACGCCGACGACAACATCCAGACCAACTGCATCGTCCCCGGCATCTTTCCGCACAACGAACGGCTGATGGCGTTTTTCAAGGGCGGCAAGTTTATCCCGATGGGCCACGGCGGACAGGACAGCGACCTGGGTCCGCTCGCGCTCTTTCTGAGCTCCGAAGCTTCCAACCACGTCAACGGCGCGCTCATCGTGGTGGACGGCGGCGGCCTCGCCGGCGGCGTCACCCCCACCGGCGTCGCGCCCCAGCCCAGCGCTTAGCCGCAGCGAGGATGCCATGGCGCTTCCACAGGGGTTCAACGAATTTGCGCTTACCGACAAGGGTGCGCTGGTGCTCGGCGCCGAGCATCCGACGGGCCGCGTCGGCGCGGTCGCACTCGCAGAGGCCGGCGCCAAGTTGATGATCGCCTCGCAGGAGCCCGGCACCGAAGAGATGCTGAAGGAGACCGCCAAGGCGGTGCAGGCCGCCGGCGGCAAGCCGCCGTTCATCCAGGTGCAGAACGCGTCGATTCGTGCCGACCTGCGCTCGACGATCGACGCCGCGGTCAAGCGGCTGGGCGGGCTGGAGGCGATGGTGGTCGCGCTCGACGCCCCGTACTACGCGCCGGCCGAGGCCGCCGACGACGCCGCCTTCGACCGCGTGATCGAAGGCAACCTTAAGGGCGTATGGATCGCATGCCAGGAGGGCGGGCGAGCGATGCTCCAGCACGGCGGCGGCTCGATCGTGATCGTCAGCTCGGTGCTCGCCGAGCGCGGTGTGCCGGGCGCGTCGCTGTACTGCGCGGCCAAGGGCGCGGTGGCCAATCTCGTGCGCGCGCTGGCGCTGGAGTGGGCGCGGCAAAAGCTGCGCATCAATCTGCTCGAAGCGGGATGGTTGGCCGAGGAGGGCAGTCCTGCGCTGGCCAACGACGAATTCGCTCGCAGCCTGCTCAAGTACCTGCCGTACAAGCGGCTGGTGCAACCCGAGGAACTGGCCGGCGCGCTACTTTACCTCGCCTCGCCCGCCTCGGCCTTCGTCACGGGCGAAGCGCTCGCGGTCGACGGCGGCCTGCTCTGCCGGGTGTAGGTCGGCGACTCAGCCGAGCGCGGCGATCAGCAGGACGGCGCTTTCCTCGAGCGCCTCGACCGCGTGGGGTACGCCGCCCTCGACCATCGCCAGCATCCCCGG includes these proteins:
- a CDS encoding SDR family NAD(P)-dependent oxidoreductase, which encodes MIADNLRLDGKVVIITGAGRGLGRAMALKLAEAGADLVAAARTREQLEETAAAVRKTGRRCLIVPTDVSLSEDINAMVAATIKEYGQVDVLISNAGAGEDAFGKTIDQITDEEWRRGIDVNLSSQFFGARAVIPYMLRRKRGKIINVASGYGLRGGKHNYMYACSKGAVLQLTRSLALTYADDNIQTNCIVPGIFPHNERLMAFFKGGKFIPMGHGGQDSDLGPLALFLSSEASNHVNGALIVVDGGGLAGGVTPTGVAPQPSA
- a CDS encoding sulfurtransferase TusA family protein, whose product is MQARGAIFKLDLRGVKCPLNWAHAKVHLERMARGEVLELTLDDPRGARDIPRAAEAEGYSVVEQQRSGGLWLLKIEK
- a CDS encoding DsbA family protein; amino-acid sequence: MGFAVLRKLKSEFDFTVTHRGFQIHPEWPAEGLPPAQFRPGMDPKTRQAMWERISAMGAAAGVVMKPPKMYANSLLALQAAEFAADAGLGESFEERIFRAYFAEGVNIGIRDALLDLAAEVGIERAALGDALASEQYAIRIRNHAVAASQLGVSGVPTFFIGDWPLVGAQSEDVMRRVLERARERLEASK
- a CDS encoding SDR family oxidoreductase, with protein sequence MALPQGFNEFALTDKGALVLGAEHPTGRVGAVALAEAGAKLMIASQEPGTEEMLKETAKAVQAAGGKPPFIQVQNASIRADLRSTIDAAVKRLGGLEAMVVALDAPYYAPAEAADDAAFDRVIEGNLKGVWIACQEGGRAMLQHGGGSIVIVSSVLAERGVPGASLYCAAKGAVANLVRALALEWARQKLRINLLEAGWLAEEGSPALANDEFARSLLKYLPYKRLVQPEELAGALLYLASPASAFVTGEALAVDGGLLCRV